Below is a window of Veillonella rodentium DNA.
CATGTAAGATCGGTCCTCACATTTTAAATCGCGTTCTTAAAGCTGTAATGCCCGTAACAAATGAGCATGTATTGGCGGATATGACCGGCGCGGATGATGCGGGGGTTTATAAACTATCCGAATCATTGGCATTGGTGCAGACCTTGGATTTCTTTACGCCCGTTGTCAATGATCCGACTTTATTCGGGAAAATTGCGGCCGCTAATGCCTTAAGTGATGTGTATGCTATGGGCGGCACGCCGTTGACAGCGATGAATATCGTGGGTTTTCCCGTGCCTTTGGTGGAACAGGGTGTGCTGACGGATGTCCTTAATGGTGCGGCGGCGATTGTAGCCGAGTCCGGAGCGGCTATTGTGGGCGGTCACAGCATAGAGAACAAGGAGCCTATATTCGGCATGTCCGTGACAGGTCAAGTGAATCCAAATAACATCTGGAAAAATAAAGGTGCACGAGCGGGCGATGTACTGGTTTTAACGAAACGGATCGGAACGGGCATCATGAATAACGCTTTGAAAGGGGATCTTTTCCCGACGGGAACGGCACAGGCTGTAACGAGTATGAGTACGTTGAATCGCATGGCGGCGGAGGTGGCGCACGCGTTTACGGTTCATGCGTGTACTGATGTGACGGGCTTCAGTCTCATGGGGCATTCCGTTGAAATGGCGAGTGCTTCTGATGTGACGATTCATATCAAGGCACTTGATATTCCTCTTTTTGACGATGTTGTGGAGGCTGCTCAGATGGGACTTGTACCGGCTGCGTCATACGGCAACCGCAAGGCTATAACCGATGTGCAGGTCAATGCGGAACTTGATCCGGTGTGGATGGATATCCTGTTTGATCCTCAAACATCGGGCGGTTTGCTATTCGCTGTTCCTGAA
It encodes the following:
- the selD gene encoding selenide, water dikinase SelD, encoding MVRLTDYVTSGGCACKIGPHILNRVLKAVMPVTNEHVLADMTGADDAGVYKLSESLALVQTLDFFTPVVNDPTLFGKIAAANALSDVYAMGGTPLTAMNIVGFPVPLVEQGVLTDVLNGAAAIVAESGAAIVGGHSIENKEPIFGMSVTGQVNPNNIWKNKGARAGDVLVLTKRIGTGIMNNALKGDLFPTGTAQAVTSMSTLNRMAAEVAHAFTVHACTDVTGFSLMGHSVEMASASDVTIHIKALDIPLFDDVVEAAQMGLVPAASYGNRKAITDVQVNAELDPVWMDILFDPQTSGGLLFAVPEREGTALVEALHEADVDCACIVGTVESFSGLSVRVTA